The following proteins are co-located in the Rattus norvegicus strain BN/NHsdMcwi chromosome X, GRCr8, whole genome shotgun sequence genome:
- the Spin2b gene encoding uncharacterized protein LOC367746, whose amino-acid sequence MENAKMNKKRAGQKRQRSRSPTPPRGNIVGCRISHEWKEGDEPITQWKGTVLDQVPINPSLYLVKYDGIDCVYGLELHRDERVLSLKVLSNRVASSQVIDPSLADAIIGKAVEHVFEGEHGSKDQWRGMVLGQAPILDASFYITYEKDPVLYMYQLLDDYKEGDLRIMAGSSEPPPLDIDLELVDGLIGKHVEYTKDDGSKRVGMVIHQVEAKPTVYFIKFEDDFHIYVYDLVKQF is encoded by the coding sequence atggaaaacgCAAAGATGAACAAGAAGAGAGCTGGTCAGAAGAGGCAAAGAAGCAGATCTCCAACCCCGCCCCgagggaacattgtgggctgcagaatttctcatgaatggaaggaaggagatgagCCCATCACTCAGTGGAAAGGAACTGTGCTGGATCAGGTGCCTATCAACCCCTCTCTCTACCTGGTGAAATACGATGGCATTGACTGTGTCTATGGGCTGGAACTTCACAGAGATGAGAGGGTACTGTCCCTAAAAGTTCTTTCCAACAGGGTGGCATCATCCCAAGTCATTGACCCCAGCCTTGCTGATGCCATCATTGGCAAAGCAGTGGAACATGTATTTGAGGGCGAGCATGGCTCTAAGGATCAATGGAGAGGGATGGTCCTGGGCCAAGCTCCTATCTTGGATGCCAGCTTTTATATTACTTATGAGAAAGATCCTGTGCTTTACATGTACCAGCTTCTGGATGATTATAAAGAGGGTGACCTCCGTATCATGGCAGGGTCCAGTGAGCCCCCTCCTTTAGACATTGACCTGGAGCTGGTGGATGGACTGATAGGTAAACACGTGGAATACACCAAAGATGATGGCTCCAAGAGAGTTGGCATGGTCATACACCAGGTTGAAGCCAAGCCCActgtgtacttcatcaagtttgaagATGATTTCCACATCTATGTCTATGACCTGGTGAAACAGTTCTAA